The sequence CCTATGGTCTTTCTTTTATCTCCTTTTTTTCTCTCAGAACCAAGAATAGAGTGGTATTCATGTCTTAATTTGTTATCCGGTCAAAAAGTTGTCTTTCCCCAACACTTCCTTCTATTGCAGCTTTTCAAGGTTTATATGATTATGAGGATTTGGGAGTCTCGGAGTTTTCGTATGCTCACTCACTATTTCTGAATTGGGTGGATGTATTCTTGTATACTCTGATCAAATTTGGAGTTCAagttattcaagttataagtccTAAATTCCTAGGCTTATATCAAGTGGAAATTTTGGAGTTCAAGATTCTGGTTCCATAAAATTGCACTAATTTGGATTCAGCCTAGACCTATATTTAGATAATTGGGGGTCTGTTGAGAGTGTCTCGTGATCTTGGGTTAGTGCGAATGACTAAGATTAAAAAACTCAGATTTGTTCACCTTATCCTGCATGCCAATATATTGATTTTGAATGCATCAATGAAAATGTAGATTTTCATTATTGGTATTGTCAGCTTATTCACTGTCTTGGTCATTCCAATTGATTATGTTTCCTCAGCAATTAGGTCTAAGTATAGCTTTTCATTGTGTTACAAGGTAAATGACCTCCTAGTTACGTGCTTGCTCCCAAATTATAGTTATCTCCTGTTATCAGACGGTATGAATTAGATTGACTGCATACCTActggaagtttttttttttatatctagaTGAATGGCTATGCTCTCTGAACTCTTTAACAATGTACTTTTCTTTACTGAGCTTGGATTTCTTAAGTAACTTCTTTGTATTCTTCTGATCTTGTAATTGGTtaacgaaaaaaaaaaatcagcaaTGCCATGGATTTTATTTTTGCCCGTATCACCAGCCTATCTGAGCAGAAACatgttttttcctttcttttaccCCCCTGctgtgaaaaaaaatttaacttcaTGAGCTGTCTGATTATGTATCAGCATCATCATTTCTTGTTTGTCAATTCTTTATGCTgaaaatatatgtaaattttttcatGCATATTGACTTTTTGTTTCACttaatttactttattaattcccatttcttcttttggaaagaaaagaaaaacgaAAGACTCACGTTTTTGGCATGGTTGTATTTACTGAGACCGTCAGTTGATCATGGTATTTCATTTGACAGTTTAATAGTCTCTTTGGGACctattctttttatatatttcttgGCATGCTTACCAACTTATGGAGGAggttggaaactgaaacttcttATCAACTTGCAGGCACTAGATTATTGTCATTCACAGGGAATAATGCATAGAGATGTCAAGCCTCATAACGTTATGATTGACCATGAACTGCGGAAACTCCGTTTGATAGATTGGGGCCTTGCTGAATTTTACCACCCAGGGAAGGAATATAATGTTCGTGTAGCTTCAAGGTGAGAGATAATCTGCTTCCAGTATGGCTGGGCCTGGCATAGTTGCTTTGCCAGCACGACTTCCTGCATATAGTATCTCTATCTCTAGATTCATGCTCTACTTTCAAATTGTTCTCTGGGCAAGTCATGAGTTTTTAGTTAGAAAGCAAGTGATTTTGCTGTAGATTTTTTAAGTTAGAAGAAATAAAGGAACATCATTCACTTacgcatacaacaacaactacccTTTAGTTCTAAACAAGTAGGGGTCGGATATATAATTATCACTGACCATGTTACTCTATTTAAGCCCATATTATGCACTTATTCTACAAATGTAGATGAAAAAGTTAGAAGCTGTGTGTTTTCTAGACGTACAAAACCTTTGAATGGCTAAACCACTTCTAGAAAGTGTAGGACCTACAGCCAAACAGTGAAACGGTCAACATGTTAATCATATTCTTGACATTATAGTAGGTCGTTAGAGAACTTCCGTGCATGCGAGTTTAGGTCTACTCCTTCCGTTTTTTAACACCTTCACTCACCAGTCACCATGGTTTCACACCTAGGAATCGGTGCATGAGGAGGTCGATGCAGGACATAGCCAAATCATCTCAAGCGATTGTTTCTCATTTATCACCGATGTGTGCTACTTGAACCTTCTCGCAAATGTGATCAGTTCTAATCTTGTGTGATCACTCATCCATCTTAGCTGCAACATTCATCTTGTGGATGTGTAAAATTTTAATGGCTCAAAATTCTCTCTCATATAGCTTTATTGGTCTTATAAGTGCTATAGAGCTTACCTTTCACTTTGGTAGACATCTTCGTATCGCATAACACCCATTATAGCTCTTCCCCATTCTAACTGTTCGATTTTGATTTTATGTGTAGCCTCTTCTTCTATTACTCTATTCTCCTATATTACTTCCCCATTTCAACTGTTCGATTTCGATTTTTCGTGTAACATCTTTACTCCATTCTCATGGAACAGTGAGCCTAAAGATCTGAATGTTTGCATTTAGGCATAGCAATCTCATCTAATTTCATCTCAGTTTCCCTCTTTTTATGTTGAAGTAAACTTGAATGCATGTATCCACTCTTACTTCCACTTATCCTAAAACCCTTACTTTCTAGATGTTATTCACTTAGGATACTAGCAGTATTAGGTTGCATGCATTTTTTATTGAGGTGAAAGGAACTTTTGGAGTTAACCATTTTGATCAGTCACTAAGTTGGCTTAAAAAGATTGGAAGCTGCTTGGGCACCATACCCAACtaaagaatactaaaataatcAATGTGGTTATAGGAGAAAGTTAGGATTGTTTAGGTCATACTAACACTTTGTCAGCATAGCCGCATATGGGAAATTGATTTCATACTGTAAGTGGTTCTTAAACTATCACGGAAGTTGGAAAAGTTGGATTTCTCGTTGTTGGTGTCCTTGTTTAGTCTCAAGGCTATTGAAGCAAGTCTGAGGTCTTTTCTTGCTTTTCAGATACTTCAAGGGCCCTGAACTTCTCGTTGACTTGCAAGACTATGACTACTCTTTGGACATGTGGAGCCTTGGCTGCATGTTTGCAGGAATGGTGagaaattttatgatcataataatataAGCTTTCAGTTGTGAGCCTGGGAAATTGTAAACATATGAAAGACTTGTTagaagtttgtatttgtttgtttgaaatcaattttctttttcttcctgtTTTATTTGTGGCTGACGATGCCTTTATTCCTTTTTTGTAGATTTTCCGCAAGGAGCCTTTCTTTTATGGCCATGATAATCAGGATCAGCTCGTCAAAATTGCAAAGGTAATGTCTAGTAACTGACCGATGGTTTTTTATATACCTTAAATTTATTCATTGAATAATTGAGGGGGGAGGTTGATCAACTGTAAACAACCGATACGGTAGTTACTTTTAAGTAAACACTAAATTTGTATAAAAGTAACATATAGCTGCTTGAATGTggttgatattattgttgttataggTACTTGGGACAGATGAGCTGAGTGCATATTTGCACAAGTATCAATTAGAGCTTGATCCTCAGCTAGAGGCTATGGTTGGGAGGTATGCTTCTTGCTTTCTTGTTACTACCCTTATCGCCAAGATAAAACTAGGCTAATGCAATTACAACATAACTAAGAGCTGTGACTAAATAGGGTTACTAAATTGATCTCAGTAACTAGCTTTAGCAGTAGTGTGGACTCTCTCATCTATAGCCAAAAATCTTTAGTTATTGAAGGTGAATGCAATCTATCTTTCCCCTGCAGACACAGTAGGAAGCCGTGGTCCAAATTTATTAATGCCGACAATCAGCATCTAGTGTCTCCGGAGGTACTGTTCTCTATTTATATATCCATGGTATTTGTTCTGGATAAGACAAACCAACAATGTTGACAAGTACACCTCAAAATGCCAAGTGTCTGTTTAAGTCCTATCCGTTTGATGATTGATTTCGAGTTCTCATTGCAGGCTATAGATTATCTTGACAAGCTTCTCCGTTATGATCATCAAAGTAGACTTACGGCAAAAGAAGCAATGGTAATCCTTTTTATCCACTCTTTATGAGCTTTAAACTCCTGAGCTTTATCTTTGTTTTCTCAGTTTATATGTCTTGTATAGCTTTTTCAAGTACCTATAAACAATTGTAACTTACTAAAGAAATAGTTTTGGGGCCATTTTATAACATACTTTACTAAAACCAAAATGTAAGGAATATAAATGAGATTCATGAAAGAGATCAGTGAGTGAGAGTGAGTAGAAGAGGCGCAATTGACTgagttatttgttttaaaataCTGTTAGAAGCAAGCTGGTGATTGTGAAGTGTGCCTATTGCTTTCTCTTTCTGATCTTGGCTATGTTATTTACATTGTTATAATATTTTCATCTGTATCTTTGCTGGAGTCGATCTACTTCATTATGTATGTATTTGGTTTGTTTTGCACAACTAGAGTATTGTACCCCATATATTTGCGTGTTTAACATCTTCTATTCATATTCATCAGGTGGCTGTGTTGGGAAACCTACTAACTGCTTTCTCTACCTTGTTTCTTAGGCCCATCCATATTTCTCGCAAGTGAGGGCTGCAGAAACTAGCAGGATGAGGACACAGTAGCTTCGTTCTCTTGCTGTCaatgaggagaaaaaaaaaaattatggtgtaGTGTACCATGTGTATCCATTTAACTGACGTTTGTGAGAACTCGTGTATTTTAAATTGTGGAAGACATCTGAATTCAGGAATTACAGATTTTCATCATTAAACATTTCAAGAAAAAGTGTTCTGTAGATTTCCtgcgccccccccccccccccccccccccccccccccccccccccccccacacacacacacacaacagACACAAGTATCCCCTGGATCACATAGAGATTGTTGTTGTTTCTGCATTTTGCTTTGGTGGTTTGCATTCCTTCGTATAAGTTAATTGATATGGTGTTGGAAATTTAGCCTAGAAATACTAACGATATATTTATTCACTCAATAGGGCAAAAGAAAACAGATAAGAAAGAGGCCCTTAGCTAAGAAGAAGCACTAACCTCATGGCCATCTTGCGGAGGGGCCAAAACTCGTAGTTTCTCTCTCTACTAAATTACAACTATCCCCAGTATAACACTCTCCATGTGCATCcaacaaatattaaatgaaagttAACTCTGTAGTTCGCATCTTACATTTAACCAAAATCCAATGACAAATCCCAAATTATACTATATGATGCCAACAATTAAAGAGTgccaaaactaaaaaattttgcCCTGCTTGTTTCGGGTGTGACCAATCTAAACTAATGGCGACAAGCGATAGCAGATAATACCAACACTTCTATAAGACCCATTTGACACCCAAGTTTATTTTTTGAGATGAGGGGAACAGGTGAGGAGATCAGATTTTGGTTGTTTGGCCTCGGCATGTTCCTTGCACTTCTCCTCTGATGCTGTGCTGAGATGAGGGAAAGAGGTGAGGAGATCAGATTTTGGATGTTTGGCCTCGGCATGTTCCTTGCACTTCTCCTCTGATGTTGTGCACATAAATGTCTGCATGCACACCCTGCACTGCCATCATCCGCAACAATACAGACAAGTTAGTGAAGGATCAAAGCCAACAGCAATCAAGATGAATCTAAACAAACTAATGAATTGGGAGAGGCCCAGAAATCCGAATACACTGGTAAGCATAAAGCCATACACAATTTCAGACTATTGTTAAAACTTGACTGCCATTCTTTACTTAGCTTATCTCCCATTAAAAGCCTAAGAACATTTTTTGGCTTTAGTGTATAAATTATACAACATCACAGAAGAGATCTCAAAAGGGTttgaaaaagaaagacaaaagaaAACCCAATGAAACATCAACAAGCGTGAGGCCACTATAGCTTCATGTGCAAATAATACAGGCAAATTCCCTAAATTCGGATTTTCAAATTACAAGAGGAAAGACAGGAACAGGAGTGTTGAACCGCATCGCTAGTATCTATAGAAAAAGTATGGACTAAACAGTTCACATGCTCAATGAGCCAAATAGCAGAACAATCAGAAGAGATTACACATTGAAACTCATGCTTGAGGGTTGCCGTTATTGGATTGTCATTATGAAATACAAAGAGTAGTACTTTGATCTCACAAAGAAAGGAATTAAAGTTTAACAACATGACATTACCAGCccaaacacaataacaaaagatTATAGGTGGTATCCAAGTGATTCACACACTTATATCCTTTTAATGGTCTACATGATGGAGATATTTACAATTTCAGAGAATATATACTTCCTATATTTCACGTCAGTATTTCGGTCATTAAGACGTTATACAAttaatcaattttatgatcaaaGTGACAGAAGAAATCCCTCTAACATTCAAAGAAGCAGCAATAAGACGATCTTTACAGTCAACCTTCATCATGAACTAATCAAGAATTATCTATGCCTCACTTCAAAAAAATCCTATCCTATCTGTGCTCAACAGCTCACATCGATTATGGGATTTAATAATGAATCACCCATTATATTGTGTAAACAAAAAGGTCTCACCTGGATGCTCATGGCCTTCTTGTTCGTTTCAAGCTGGCTTCCTGCATAAAAATGCAGGCACGATTTAGAGAGTTAGTAGAAAGCCACAGCTTGAAAACACTAGTTCCCTGTTAGCTGTTGCTGGTGGAACGTGGCACGGACACCACggtattcaataaaaaaaaagaaaagataaacgCAAAATAATACGTCAGGCACGTAGAATTCGAACAAGGGGGATCGAATTGGATTAAAGCAAGGGTAAAATCAGGGTAATTGATGAGATGAATAAAGgataatagaaagaaaaagaaaaggtacCTTTAGCGGCTTTGGTTTTCTCGAGGTTCTTCTCTCTCGCCATCTTGGCTTTCTGACCATTGCCTCCACCCATTATTATTCTTGTGAATCTCTCTTCTTCTGTTTCAGGCTCAGCACAAAAATACAGGGGACAACTTTGCTCTTCTAACACCCCTTAAATACTTGTCGGTTTTCCTTTTTTAACTTCAACTTTAATTTTGAGTGGAGTTTATATCTTTGGATTTTGTTTTACCCTAAAG comes from Capsicum annuum cultivar UCD-10X-F1 chromosome 2, UCD10Xv1.1, whole genome shotgun sequence and encodes:
- the LOC107860209 gene encoding casein kinase II subunit alpha-2, translated to MSKARVYTDINVLRPREYWDYESLTVQWGDQDDYEVVRKVGRGKYSEVFEGINVNSNEKCIIKILKPVKKKKIKREIKILQNLCGGPNIVKLLDIVRDQHSKTPSLIFEYVNSTDFKVLYPTLTDYDIRYYIYELLKALDYCHSQGIMHRDVKPHNVMIDHELRKLRLIDWGLAEFYHPGKEYNVRVASRYFKGPELLVDLQDYDYSLDMWSLGCMFAGMIFRKEPFFYGHDNQDQLVKIAKVLGTDELSAYLHKYQLELDPQLEAMVGRHSRKPWSKFINADNQHLVSPEAIDYLDKLLRYDHQSRLTAKEAMAHPYFSQVRAAETSRMRTQ
- the LOC107861381 gene encoding uncharacterized protein At2g23090, giving the protein MGGGNGQKAKMAREKNLEKTKAAKGSQLETNKKAMSIQCRVCMQTFMCTTSEEKCKEHAEAKHPKSDLLTSFPHLSTASEEKCKEHAEAKQPKSDLLTCSPHLKK